A single window of Leptospira semungkisensis DNA harbors:
- a CDS encoding histidine kinase, which translates to MGQEIRDISDNIRLTVENGKILSLKTHRITRSVEEHIQQAIELILDKVTYPTLVPTVYTIVKELSINACKANQKRIYFEEKGYDLENFTEYKKGISEYRKLFSEAMAEEYGHKSKKKGFFCLITFDYSMDGIRIEVTNNTPVTAEEERSLREKLEKGMQYADIAQFYLDNEDNSEGAGLGLALILIMLKGEGIDPSYFRILIRKDSTIARLEIPLTPNFKSVRDKDYSPA; encoded by the coding sequence ATGGGTCAGGAAATCCGGGATATATCAGACAATATCCGGCTTACGGTAGAGAACGGAAAAATCCTGTCTCTAAAGACCCATAGGATCACAAGATCCGTCGAAGAACATATCCAACAAGCCATAGAGCTGATTTTGGACAAGGTTACTTATCCGACACTCGTTCCGACCGTTTACACTATCGTAAAAGAATTATCAATCAACGCCTGCAAGGCAAATCAAAAAAGGATCTACTTCGAGGAAAAAGGCTACGACCTAGAAAATTTCACGGAATATAAGAAAGGAATCTCGGAATACAGAAAACTTTTCTCCGAAGCAATGGCAGAAGAATACGGTCATAAATCCAAGAAGAAAGGTTTCTTTTGTCTGATCACATTCGATTATTCCATGGATGGAATTCGGATCGAAGTCACGAACAACACTCCAGTTACCGCCGAAGAAGAAAGATCCCTGAGAGAAAAATTAGAAAAGGGAATGCAGTACGCGGATATTGCTCAGTTCTATTTGGATAACGAAGATAATTCAGAAGGCGCAGGACTCGGACTCGCACTCATTTTAATCATGCTAAAGGGAGAAGGGATTGATCCTTCTTATTTCCGAATCCTGATCCGTAAGGATTCTACGATAGCGAGATTGGAGATTCCTTTGACCCCTAATTTCAAGTCGGTACGAGACAAGGATTATTCTCCCGCATAG
- a CDS encoding glycosyltransferase family 2 protein gives MSLPISACIITLNEEDNIERCLSSLDFVSEIIVLDSGSHDNTEILAKKKGAKVVLRKFDDYVSQKNHVISLAQFPWILTLDADEEMSAELKEEIQALFRKGEPDEDGFLIPRLTMYMGKWIRHGGWYPNYRVRLFQKSKGKFVGGKVHEAVQLSGKKKKLKSPVLHYSYKNLHDHVNFINKYSELAATEKFGKGKRTGLFLALLEAGYKSFWMFFVRFGFLDGRRGLILAIMGFYYNFLKYIKIFEMNLAEKEKQKRI, from the coding sequence ATGTCTTTACCAATCTCAGCCTGCATCATCACCTTAAACGAAGAAGATAATATAGAGAGATGCCTTTCTTCTCTGGATTTCGTAAGCGAGATCATAGTGCTGGACTCCGGCTCGCATGATAATACCGAAATCCTAGCAAAGAAGAAGGGAGCAAAAGTAGTCCTACGAAAATTCGACGACTACGTTTCCCAAAAGAACCACGTTATCTCACTCGCGCAATTTCCATGGATCTTAACCTTAGATGCAGACGAAGAAATGTCCGCTGAATTGAAAGAAGAGATCCAGGCACTCTTTCGAAAAGGAGAGCCTGACGAAGATGGATTCCTGATCCCAAGACTCACCATGTACATGGGAAAATGGATCCGACACGGAGGATGGTATCCTAATTATAGGGTTCGTCTCTTCCAAAAATCCAAAGGGAAATTCGTGGGAGGAAAGGTCCACGAAGCCGTACAATTATCCGGAAAGAAGAAGAAACTAAAAAGCCCCGTATTGCATTATTCCTATAAAAATCTTCATGATCATGTGAATTTCATAAACAAGTATTCAGAACTAGCTGCCACGGAGAAATTCGGAAAAGGAAAACGCACCGGCTTATTCCTGGCTTTGCTCGAAGCTGGATATAAATCCTTTTGGATGTTCTTTGTGAGATTCGGATTTTTGGACGGTCGCAGAGGGCTTATCCTCGCGATTATGGGGTTCTATTATAATTTCTTAAAGTATATCAAGATTTTTGAAATGAACCTGGCAGAAAAAGAAAAGCAGAAACGAATATAA
- the aroE gene encoding shikimate dehydrogenase, with product MKIFRDSSKYFGIVGKPLSHTLSPVLHTSWYEDLNLDCGYLVFPVDTLEKKELSSLSKFGVRGLSVTIPHKEAAFQLADQTDEISKAVKASNTLVLENGSISAYNTDGKGAVRAILEEYPKSLQGKVLLLGSGGSARGISFSLLKEGNVQDLTIAARNSETSRELLELLSKVTSSKLRSESLVEVQKNFSEFSLIIHTTPLGMKGKEPGPAIPEDCFQEGQVVFDIVYNPLETPLVLAAKKKGAKIIPGTEMLLYQAVEQFKLFTGVSLSPELIQKGRERLLKSLGYV from the coding sequence TTGAAAATCTTTCGAGACAGTTCAAAATACTTCGGGATCGTGGGAAAACCACTTTCACATACCTTGTCCCCCGTTCTACATACGTCCTGGTATGAAGATCTAAATTTAGATTGCGGGTATCTGGTTTTTCCAGTGGATACGCTGGAAAAAAAGGAACTTTCTTCCTTAAGCAAATTCGGAGTCAGAGGACTCTCAGTCACCATTCCTCATAAGGAAGCCGCGTTCCAACTCGCCGATCAAACCGACGAAATATCCAAAGCAGTCAAAGCGAGCAATACATTGGTCTTAGAAAACGGATCGATTAGCGCGTATAATACGGACGGAAAAGGTGCAGTCAGAGCGATCTTAGAAGAATATCCAAAGTCTTTGCAAGGCAAAGTGCTCTTACTCGGAAGCGGAGGAAGTGCAAGAGGGATCTCCTTCTCTCTTTTGAAAGAAGGAAACGTCCAAGATCTCACGATCGCCGCAAGAAATTCAGAAACATCCAGAGAATTATTAGAATTATTATCCAAGGTAACTTCTTCCAAACTCAGATCCGAAAGCCTTGTTGAAGTGCAGAAAAACTTTTCAGAGTTCTCGCTCATTATTCATACCACACCGCTTGGAATGAAGGGCAAGGAACCTGGTCCAGCAATACCGGAAGACTGCTTTCAAGAAGGACAGGTGGTTTTTGATATAGTGTACAATCCTTTAGAAACACCTTTAGTCTTAGCTGCAAAGAAGAAGGGAGCAAAGATCATCCCTGGAACAGAGATGTTGCTCTACCAAGCAGTGGAACAGTTCAAGCTATTCACTGGAGTTTCACTTAGCCCGGAACTCATCCAAAAAGGAAGAGAGAGACTGCTGAAAAGCTTAGGCTACGTTTAA
- a CDS encoding glutamate ligase domain-containing protein, producing the protein MQFPDFLEFGSSLTNLEKTRNFNVFGNYTLEPFRNLLDSHGWRERKKPRLRISVVGTNGKGSISHFLAYRFSKLGYSTGLYTSPHLLDPKERIRLGPKFDPVTEADLQEVSEILFSQGTKEELSFLSWFEWFTLGAYSLFEKKDVSIQIYEAGLGGRLDATKLCEPDILVVCAIGEDHKAVLGNTKDLILKEKLGILSERTKQVFALHPGEELLPILKEECEKRKIQLHLFPSLPLGKPYLEHNREFADLITKQIYSNILEKDHAIEKSTYASSELLSNKDNSDASPANQGSEIPDLPPGRLEIVSKSPFIVYDPAHNPDAVKVTLNSLESLFPKKRFSVIAGFLPDKEGEKMGEEILTLTKRFGTETHFVQGAGFLLPKGFESLAISSDEISSKINELPGDGVLVLGSFRLYGYLKS; encoded by the coding sequence GTGCAATTTCCTGATTTCTTAGAATTCGGATCTAGTCTGACCAATTTGGAGAAGACCCGAAATTTCAATGTATTCGGGAATTATACCTTAGAACCGTTTCGCAATCTATTGGACTCTCACGGTTGGAGAGAAAGAAAAAAGCCTAGGCTTAGAATCTCCGTTGTTGGCACGAACGGCAAAGGGTCCATTTCTCATTTTCTAGCATATCGATTCTCTAAATTAGGTTATTCTACAGGGCTTTATACTTCTCCTCATCTATTAGATCCAAAAGAAAGAATACGCCTAGGCCCGAAATTCGATCCGGTGACCGAAGCGGATCTGCAAGAAGTCTCGGAGATCCTATTCTCTCAAGGCACAAAGGAAGAACTCTCCTTTCTATCTTGGTTTGAATGGTTTACTTTAGGGGCTTATTCTCTCTTTGAAAAAAAAGATGTCTCCATCCAAATCTATGAGGCGGGCTTAGGGGGAAGATTGGATGCCACCAAACTATGTGAACCGGATATCTTAGTCGTCTGTGCAATAGGAGAAGATCACAAAGCAGTCTTAGGAAACACAAAAGATCTGATTCTAAAGGAAAAACTAGGAATCTTATCTGAGAGAACGAAGCAAGTGTTTGCCCTCCATCCCGGAGAAGAATTGTTGCCTATCCTAAAGGAAGAATGTGAGAAGCGAAAGATCCAATTGCATCTATTCCCTTCTCTTCCATTAGGAAAACCGTATTTAGAACATAACCGAGAATTCGCAGATCTGATCACAAAACAGATCTATTCGAATATATTAGAAAAAGATCATGCAATAGAAAAATCAACGTATGCATCTTCAGAATTACTTTCCAACAAAGATAACTCAGACGCGAGTCCGGCGAACCAAGGATCGGAAATTCCAGATCTACCACCGGGACGCTTAGAGATCGTCTCTAAAAGTCCTTTCATCGTATATGATCCAGCACACAATCCGGATGCAGTCAAAGTAACCTTAAACTCACTTGAGTCTCTCTTTCCTAAGAAACGATTCTCCGTGATTGCCGGTTTTCTCCCCGACAAAGAAGGAGAAAAAATGGGAGAAGAGATTCTTACTCTTACGAAACGCTTCGGAACGGAGACACACTTTGTGCAAGGAGCAGGATTCTTACTTCCCAAAGGATTTGAATCTCTTGCGATTTCCTCAGATGAAATTTCTTCTAAGATAAACGAGCTTCCAGGAGATGGAGTACTAGTGCTAGGAAGTTTTAGATTGTACGGTTATTTAAAAAGCTAA
- a CDS encoding SAP domain-containing protein has product MKSSSKLTKNITETEFDNGYWYAEEIKTFAKEIGIENVPKLRKDELEKLIKHFIRTGQVTNSQRKNLVKTGAKDFELGLTLSMPIRNYTSNKQTKQFLEKEALKINPSLKKKSGARYRLNRWREEQIQSGKKITYGDLVKQYIKLNETEGSFEKIQSVRYINFLSDFLKSEKEATRDQALQAWKQLKKLDIPKDYKSWKKQSKK; this is encoded by the coding sequence ATGAAGTCCTCCTCCAAGCTCACAAAGAATATAACTGAGACCGAGTTTGATAACGGATATTGGTATGCAGAAGAGATCAAGACCTTTGCAAAAGAGATAGGCATTGAGAATGTTCCTAAGTTACGAAAGGACGAATTAGAAAAGCTGATCAAACATTTTATACGCACCGGCCAAGTAACCAATTCTCAGAGAAAAAATTTAGTCAAAACCGGAGCAAAAGATTTTGAGTTGGGACTAACTCTTTCTATGCCGATCCGCAATTATACTAGCAATAAACAAACGAAGCAATTCTTGGAAAAAGAAGCTTTAAAGATCAACCCGAGCCTGAAGAAAAAATCTGGTGCGAGATATCGTTTGAACCGTTGGAGAGAGGAGCAGATTCAATCCGGTAAAAAGATCACTTATGGCGACCTTGTGAAGCAATACATAAAATTGAATGAAACTGAAGGTTCTTTCGAGAAGATACAATCGGTTCGCTATATTAATTTTCTTTCAGATTTTCTAAAGAGCGAAAAGGAAGCAACCAGAGACCAGGCGCTCCAAGCCTGGAAGCAACTTAAGAAATTGGATATTCCTAAAGATTATAAATCTTGGAAGAAGCAATCTAAGAAATAG
- a CDS encoding DUF2200 domain-containing protein, with protein sequence MEKQKIFAMSFASVYPLYLQKAERKGRSKSEVDQIIFWLTGYDAKSLEEQLSKRTNFEEFFESAPHINDNVSLIKGVVCGVRVEEIEDELMRKIRYLDKLIDELAKGKSMDKILRK encoded by the coding sequence ATGGAGAAACAAAAAATCTTTGCAATGTCGTTTGCTAGTGTCTATCCGCTCTATCTTCAAAAAGCGGAGAGGAAAGGGCGTAGTAAGTCGGAAGTGGACCAGATTATTTTCTGGTTAACCGGTTACGATGCAAAATCATTAGAAGAACAATTAAGCAAGCGTACTAATTTCGAAGAATTCTTCGAAAGCGCGCCACATATTAATGATAACGTTTCCCTGATAAAAGGGGTGGTCTGCGGAGTACGCGTAGAAGAAATTGAAGACGAACTGATGCGTAAGATTCGGTATCTGGACAAGTTAATTGATGAACTTGCGAAAGGCAAGTCTATGGATAAGATTCTGCGTAAATGA
- a CDS encoding S1 RNA-binding domain-containing protein: MKDTQKELFQKLLDESFRKKAALEPGAKVNAIVTSAKSDYVFIKVQEAGLSGIISADEFTEAPKQGQTIEAYFLQESSGDQYFTTCLNGDTITKDMISVAHTAEIPVLGHIIGENDAGVEVKLGESTGFCPFSQLDPELKKQGNGVGKRVRFLVSEVGNKGKIIVSQKKIADKEREAKISVLKGELKPGMFVTCRVKSVHPFGLIVEADGLTALVPTSEATFRKNPDLSKEFHPGQVLRAKVLKLDWEEDKHSFTVKDFLKDPWAQNVPFKEGDVVSGTVESVKPFGVFIKLNENFSGLVPNRETGLQNRIPAAQHFKLGDQVSAFVTEVNLSKRQISLSLVKAKEVQERLDYSGYLSEETSSTGSFGAILAKSLNKGQKKG, encoded by the coding sequence ATGAAAGACACGCAAAAAGAATTATTCCAAAAATTACTAGATGAGAGTTTCCGAAAGAAGGCGGCTTTAGAACCCGGAGCCAAAGTGAATGCGATCGTCACCAGCGCAAAATCGGATTACGTTTTTATAAAGGTTCAAGAGGCAGGTCTTTCTGGTATCATCTCCGCAGATGAATTCACCGAGGCTCCTAAACAAGGGCAGACGATAGAGGCATATTTTCTTCAGGAATCTTCCGGAGATCAGTATTTCACAACTTGTCTGAATGGAGATACGATCACTAAGGATATGATCTCTGTGGCTCACACTGCTGAGATCCCTGTTTTGGGTCATATCATCGGAGAGAACGATGCCGGCGTAGAAGTCAAGTTAGGCGAGTCCACAGGCTTTTGTCCCTTCTCCCAATTGGATCCTGAGCTTAAAAAACAAGGCAATGGAGTAGGAAAGCGAGTTCGCTTTCTGGTTTCAGAAGTAGGAAATAAGGGAAAGATCATCGTTTCCCAAAAGAAGATCGCAGATAAAGAGAGAGAGGCAAAGATCTCCGTTTTAAAAGGAGAGTTGAAGCCTGGAATGTTCGTGACCTGCAGGGTCAAATCGGTTCATCCTTTCGGTCTGATCGTAGAGGCGGACGGACTCACGGCACTTGTTCCTACTTCCGAAGCGACCTTCAGAAAGAATCCGGACTTATCCAAGGAATTCCATCCAGGTCAGGTGCTTCGCGCCAAGGTTCTCAAGCTAGATTGGGAAGAGGACAAGCATAGTTTCACAGTTAAGGATTTTCTAAAGGATCCTTGGGCCCAAAATGTTCCTTTCAAAGAAGGGGATGTGGTTTCCGGAACCGTGGAAAGCGTGAAGCCTTTCGGAGTATTCATAAAATTGAATGAGAATTTTTCAGGCCTAGTTCCGAATCGAGAAACCGGTCTCCAGAACAGAATTCCTGCGGCCCAACATTTCAAACTAGGAGATCAGGTCTCCGCATTCGTGACTGAAGTGAATCTCTCCAAAAGACAGATCTCTCTTTCTCTCGTGAAGGCAAAAGAAGTGCAGGAAAGATTGGATTACAGCGGATATCTTTCGGAGGAAACTTCTTCTACCGGATCCTTTGGTGCCATTCTTGCAAAATCCTTAAACAAAGGACAGAAGAAGGGATAG